Genomic segment of Synechococcus sp. A18-25c:
CCTGCAGTTGGGACACCTGAGAGCAAGTCACACCATCGCTGATGGCTTTGCTGACGCGGAAATGATGATCCGCCGCGGCCGCCACCAGCGGTTGATGGGTCACGCAAAACACCTGACGGTGACGCGACAACCTGCGCAGGAGATCCGCCATGGCACCACTGACGCGTCCACTCACGCCAGTGTCGATCTCATCAAAAAGGAGTGTGCTGGATCCGTCCACATCCGCCAGACAGGTCTTCAGCGCCAGCAGAAAACGGGACATCTCCCCGCCTGAAGCGACATCAGCGAGCGGCGCCAGCGGCTGTCCGGGATTGGCGGAAAACAGAAACTGCACAGCATCGGCCCCGCTCTCGCTCGGATCGGCGGGCTCCACAGCCACTTCAAAACGAACATTGGCCAAACCCATCGGCCGGAGATGCCCCATGAGCTGCTCCTGCAACCGCGCGGCCACAGCAAGCCGCCGGACGCGAAGCGCAGCATTGCCTCGATCACGAACAGCACAGGCGGCGCGCTCTTGGTCACGCAATCGCTCCAAAAGCCCATCAGCACCTCCAGACTGTTGCCGATCACGCAGCTCGTCGCGTTGCTGGATCAAGGTCTCCAGTTCCTGTCCATGACGTCGTTCAAGACGCTTGAGTTGAGCCAACCTGTCTTGAAGGAAGGCCAGGCGTTCGGGATCACTCTCCAGGGATGCGCCATACGCCTCGAGGCCACGAATCAGATCCTGCACACCGGCCTCTAGATCAAGACATTGCTCCTTCAGGGATTGAAGCGAGGCATCCAGTGCCTGCATCTGCTGCAGTTCATGGGTGCATGCCACCAGATGATCCAACGCAGACGGTGCCTGCTCTGCCCCGTCCTGCAGACGCCCGATTAGCAGAGCGAGACCCTCCTGGAGACGCACACCGTGCACCAACCGATCCTGCTCAGCCTCCAGCTGGGCGATCTCAGCAGGGTCATCGAGTTCGGCACTCTCCAGTTCCACCAGCAAGGCATCCAGCTCCTCCCGCTGCTGATCCAACTGCAGACGATCCCTCTCCGCCTGCTCCAACGCAGACCTGCAGTGCAGCCAGTCCTGCCAGTGACGGCGCACCTCAGACAACTCCTGTTCCAGGGGAGCTCCACCAAGATGATCCAGCCAGCGTTTCTGCTGACCAGGACGAGCCAGTTGCTGGGTCTGCCCTTGCACGGTGAGATCAATCAGCAGAGGGCGGAGAGCCAGCAGCTGCTGACGATTCACCATCACCCCATTCAACCTGGAACGACTGGTCAGCCGATCCTCCTGACGTCGCCATTCACGGCTGACCACGAGCTCCTCCTCTCCCTCAGCCAGCTGCTGTTCCTCCAGCCAGCGCAGGGCGGCCCTGCCAGGACGAAACGTCGCTTCAATCACTGCTCGCTCACAGCCGGAACGCAACAACCGCACAGCCGCACTGGCCTGAACACCTCCCAGGGCCGCATCCAAGGCGTCAAGAAGAATCGATTTGCCCGCTCCCGTTTCACCGGTCAGCACAGAAAAACCTCGGTCAAACGCCAGCTCCAGGCTGTCGATCAGGGCAATGTTTTCAAGTCGCAAACCGGTGAGCACAGCAGAACCCGGTGGTGATGCCGACCGTAGCGGCGGCTCAGCTCGTTTAGAAGGGGGGAGATAAGGCATTCAGGCCTGTGGCCCCACAAGAACTCGGAGATTTCATCGAAGCCGCCGGTCTGCTCACGTATGACCCGGCCGAAATCACGCGCATCTACGCAGGACACCCCCAGCGACTGCTGCGGCGCCTCTGGCAAACCCTGGTACCGATTGGCCTGCTGCTGATCGGCATTGGCTTCGACTGGTTTTTTGGGCTGCTGAAGGATCAGCAGCGCGCCAGAAGCCGAGCGCGCGAATGCGCCGAGTTGCTGGTGGATCTTGGTCCCGCCTTCATCAAAGCTGGACAGGCTCTGTCGACCCGACCCGACATCGTTCCGCCCGTTCTGCTGGAGGAACTGGCGCAACTGCAGGATCAACTCCCTGGATTCGACAGTGATCTGGCCATGGCCTGCATCGAGGAAGACCTCGGTGGTCCCGTCGACAGCATCTATGCCGAACTGGAGCGTGAGCCGATCTCAGCGGCCTCGCTCGGACAAGTCCACAAAGGGGTTTTGAAGGATGGCCAACGCGTGGCCGTGAAAGTTCAACGCCCGGGACTGCGTGAACAGATCACTCTGGATCTGTACATCGTGCGCAATATCGCTGCCTGGCTCAACAGCAACATCGGTCTGATCCGCAGTGATCTGGTTGCCCTGATCGATGAATTGGGTCGGCGGGTGTTCGAGGAGATGGACTACCTCAACGAAGCGGGCAACGCGGAAAAATTTTGTGAGCTCCACCGACACAACCCCCGCATCGCGGTTCCCCGGATTTACCGAGAAGCCACGAGCCGAAGGGTGCTGACGATGGAATGGATCGACGGCGTCAAACTCACCAATCTCGAAGCAGTGCGCGAGCTCGGGATCGATCCCGACGACATGGTGGAAGTGGGTGTGAACTGCAGCCTGCAGCAACTTCTTGAGCATGGCTTTTTCCATGCTGATCCCCACCCTGGCAATCTCCTAGCCCTGTCCGACGGGCGACTTTGTTATCTCGATTTCGGGATGATGAGTGAGGTGACGCGAGAATCCCGCACTGGCTTGATTCAGGCCGTTGTTCACCTGGTGAACCGCAACTTCGGCAAACTCTCCAAGGATTTCGTCAGCCTCGGCTTCCTCGCTGAAGACGTAAACCTCGAACCGATTGTTCCGGCCTTCGAGACTGTGTTCAGTCAGGCACTGGAAGCGGGCGTCAGCCGGATGGACTTCAAAGCAGTGACCGACGACCTCTCCGGGGTCATGTACAAGTTCCCATTCCGAGTTCCCCCGTACTACGCCCTGATCATCCGATCGCTGGTAACGCTGGAAGGCATCGCATTAAGCGTGGATCCCGACTTCAAAATCCTCGGAGCGGCTTACCCCTATTTCGCGCGCCGCCTGATGGAAGATCCAGATCCTCAACTGAGGCAAAGCCTCAAGGAGATGCTGTTCGACGGCGACATTTTCCGCTGGACACGCCTAGAAAATCTGATGGCCAGTGCAGCCAGCCAGGACCAATTGGATCTAGAGATCCTGCTGGATCAAGTTCTTGATTTCCTGTTGTCAGCCAATGGAGGGATGTTGCGACATCAGCTTGTGGAAGCTGCAGCCGACCAGCTCGATTCGCTGGGATGGATGACCCTTCAACGCCTGGGCCGTCGCCTGCCACGGCCCCTACAACCGCCCTTGCTGATGCAGGCGAACTCGGAGTTCAATCAGAACGTTTACCTCGACCTTGAGCCGATACGGCAACTCGTGCATGTGCTGCAGCAACTTCCTGGCTTCACCCCTGATCTGCTGTTCAGCCGCTTGCCAAGACTGATGCGAGAACCTGATGCAAGACGCATGGGCGTCGAGCTCGCTCAGGGATTGGCCGAACGCGGAGTTGTCCGGTTGGTTAGAGCGGCAGCAGGAGTCTCCCCCTAGATTCCGAGCGCTTCGATCTGGCCATGTCTGCACGATCACGCCTTCGGCGGCAAGCCCTTGCAACAGGTTCAGCACTCGCCATTAGTGTTCTGAGCTGCTTCCAACCTGCCCATGCCGC
This window contains:
- a CDS encoding AarF/ABC1/UbiB kinase family protein; amino-acid sequence: MAPQELGDFIEAAGLLTYDPAEITRIYAGHPQRLLRRLWQTLVPIGLLLIGIGFDWFFGLLKDQQRARSRARECAELLVDLGPAFIKAGQALSTRPDIVPPVLLEELAQLQDQLPGFDSDLAMACIEEDLGGPVDSIYAELEREPISAASLGQVHKGVLKDGQRVAVKVQRPGLREQITLDLYIVRNIAAWLNSNIGLIRSDLVALIDELGRRVFEEMDYLNEAGNAEKFCELHRHNPRIAVPRIYREATSRRVLTMEWIDGVKLTNLEAVRELGIDPDDMVEVGVNCSLQQLLEHGFFHADPHPGNLLALSDGRLCYLDFGMMSEVTRESRTGLIQAVVHLVNRNFGKLSKDFVSLGFLAEDVNLEPIVPAFETVFSQALEAGVSRMDFKAVTDDLSGVMYKFPFRVPPYYALIIRSLVTLEGIALSVDPDFKILGAAYPYFARRLMEDPDPQLRQSLKEMLFDGDIFRWTRLENLMASAASQDQLDLEILLDQVLDFLLSANGGMLRHQLVEAAADQLDSLGWMTLQRLGRRLPRPLQPPLLMQANSEFNQNVYLDLEPIRQLVHVLQQLPGFTPDLLFSRLPRLMREPDARRMGVELAQGLAERGVVRLVRAAAGVSP
- the recN gene encoding DNA repair protein RecN — its product is MLTGLRLENIALIDSLELAFDRGFSVLTGETGAGKSILLDALDAALGGVQASAAVRLLRSGCERAVIEATFRPGRAALRWLEEQQLAEGEEELVVSREWRRQEDRLTSRSRLNGVMVNRQQLLALRPLLIDLTVQGQTQQLARPGQQKRWLDHLGGAPLEQELSEVRRHWQDWLHCRSALEQAERDRLQLDQQREELDALLVELESAELDDPAEIAQLEAEQDRLVHGVRLQEGLALLIGRLQDGAEQAPSALDHLVACTHELQQMQALDASLQSLKEQCLDLEAGVQDLIRGLEAYGASLESDPERLAFLQDRLAQLKRLERRHGQELETLIQQRDELRDRQQSGGADGLLERLRDQERAACAVRDRGNAALRVRRLAVAARLQEQLMGHLRPMGLANVRFEVAVEPADPSESGADAVQFLFSANPGQPLAPLADVASGGEMSRFLLALKTCLADVDGSSTLLFDEIDTGVSGRVSGAMADLLRRLSRHRQVFCVTHQPLVAAAADHHFRVSKAISDGVTCSQVSQLQDTQARQQELAELAGGDLQEAKAYAASLLDQKAA